The window TTCAGACATTATTTCTCCTGGGACTTCGAGATTTTTTACGCGACGCTTCTGCCTTTTTTGTTGACTAACTACAGCCAAAAAAACAATGGTTACTGTTTTGTGCAttaattaagtaataatttcGTTGTTTTTTGAGCCTCAGGAGGGGCGACTTAATCGTTTCTTGCAGCCTAAAGTCGCCTCTTCTCTGGTGAAGACTTAGTATTATTTGATGTTCTATGTATGATTTCCAAGCAGATTCGTTttgataaacaattttttgtttcagagtTTGTCACCATGATGACGTCAAAGTGAAGAAGCCAACATTTTGCATTTCAGCTTTCCATTGTTTCACCTCGGCCCGTAAAACAAATTCTACTACATTTTTCACACCAACTGAACTTTATGCTTGTATATTGGCATCCGGGCCATTATGTGAATAACTTTAATGTTATTTAGTTTACAAGACATACTTTAATTAtcgtaataaatatttataaattgattatgtgtaaatttttgtaatatattttgttgGGCGTGCCCCTGGAGTACTCAAGTAAAACAAACACGAAATTTCACTAGACCTTCGCAAGGTATGAGATCGTACTTAATGCAGTTTTATCGATTAACGTCGCTCCCAAAATCGTCGTACTTTGTGCACTTATAATAGAATGTACTCTCTTCGAGTTTGTACGTTGCCTCTGGACCGCTCCTGGTGGTTGAATAAGCCCCGTTTTGTTTCGCCCTTTTAGTCAGTTTGTTCGACCATCAGGAGGCGAGCAACGTTTAGGTAATCAATTACTTCTTTTTGTCCCAATGTACTGTACCGTAGTAGGAATGACtatgtttagttttttcaaatattaaatataagagtttatttccattttattctCGTACTAGGTTATTTTACATACTATTACTACAGCATAGGAGAGTAACTAGAAGTTACATGTGACATTATTAggtgtttaaatttgaactaaatgtggctagaaataataatagttcTCTTTTGGTCACTTAATCGGACCCgttatagtttattattacTGATCTTTTATgttactatttatttacaataaaaatcaacCGTAAATTATTTGCTTTGTTTCATTTAGAGCCGTGGAAAAATGGAGGAAAGTATGATGGAATTAGTTGGAATTGCGCTCGACTGTGCCTGAACGACAAATTTAGGTAAATGTTGCGTTCaccatattttcaataaacattgCTTTGACCgcttattttatgaatttgcaGATTATAAGTACTTAGCTTGTATAGTACAATTCAATGGTAGACCCAACGGTAAGTGGGTCCCTGAGTCCGGGGCAAAGCACTAAACTGTTCAGACAGATGTGCCACTGCGTGTTGTATCGTTTACCTTACAACAATAAGACACAATTTGAATGGTATGTAATACAAATTACTACGTCATATCTGAATTACAAGAAATGCATGAACATTTACTCTCACCATAATATCAAGAAGACTTGATGTGAATCTCGATCTTTTTTCTTCaaagaaatgttattttattatggtCATTGTGGTGCATCTGTAACGGGTAAGTGGGTCACTGGACAAAATACCTAACTGCCCGACTGTATGTCCGCCACTGATACAATTCGTCTAAGTTTCATTCAGGGCTACCATAAATAATTCTTATCTTTGACGCTTATCGGGACACgcagtttttttgcttttttcattGTGATACATGTTTGCtgatatttaattgaataaactGCCCATAAAACGttgtttttaatcaaatatttgcaCAGATTCTAATTgccaataataaattatgcttAATCACTTATACCtacattaataattgtttttacagAGAACGTATATAGTCAGATCATGTCCTTCAAAACCTAGACTTAATTATAGTTTTAAGTCCATGGCTGaatatacctaattttttcatGCTTTTTGGTTGTGGCTGTTTGAAGTTCAAGTACGTTGAGACTAAATTTTCTAATCTTCATCGTATATAATTGGGTAAAGACACATTCAAGAACGAAGTCAGGAATTTCAAGTAGGAGTATTAATGACAGCTATatataatacaaaatacaaTCTCAGAGATTTTGGTCTATAAAATCTAAGAGGTGTGTCCTAGACCGACAAATCCGGCAAGTTCTTTGTGCGTGTGTGTCATGACGCTCTTAACTAAAGGTGACCATTCACCACCAGACTTCTACAAActtcaattaataaataatatgacATCATGAACAATCGAATGGACAGAATACCTAAAGCAAACAATAAGGAAAGTGCATGTCTCCTTTAGCAGAAATGTTTTTTCGTAATACATTCCTGCTTCGCGAACTTAATACGTATCGACGTGATTGATTTGGATTCGATATACTATGACACAATACCGAGGTAAAGGTAGTGAGTGGTTAATTTCATTAGAATGTTAATAGACGGTGTAATTACAATATTCCAGACAGCTGCTGCTATATCCTCAATGGTGTTTGATTAATATCGGTGATTTCATTGACCATCTGATGTCCATGACTTTGTTACACTTACTACTCGTATCATTCACTATTCCTTTATTCGGCCCAAAATGCCCTGGGCAAGGCCGAAGATTCGATTTGTtacttaaaattcaattcaaaggAAATAAGTTTGTTTAGGCAACTTTCTTGATGCAATTTGTTGGTCAATCTTAATCGTTGAGGTAAAGATTGATTCGTTGCAAATGTACGCACAAATGCGCAAGGAATTACATTTCATAGTTAATTGATTTTACCTCTTATTACTGGATTTAATAGGAGAAAATCGTTACTTTGCCCAATGCGAAAGAAAGAGCGGTGATATCAACTATTTGGACTAGagtttaagaatttttctgTTCAGATGAGAAAACGGCAACGCGGCACTCGgcaattgtttgaaaaattatagtCGAAAATCGGCATTTCAGGGCGATTTCCTTATAGTCGACGTTGTCAGattgtgcaaaaaatttggaattctCTGGTAAAAGTGATGAACTTATTTAATTGCGAAACTTCTAAACAAATTCCCACATCATCATTTCGAACAAGTTGTGGGAATGTACATATAACAAAACACACTTATTACAACACGTAaagttgaaagaaaaacatcgTGATGTTGCACATTGTCACATTATCGCGACCTGATTCCTTCAGTCTCAAGTTCTTCTATATGAAGAATTGGTCCCAGTTACAAAACTCTTCGCATAGGCTTTGCCTCGAAGTAAACGTAGCCGATTGTTATTGAACTTGATAGAGCTCAgtaaattaaatctgaaaggATCAGAAACGGCCTTTTATAGAGGGGGCAGCTGagatacttttatttttgactaAACTCGTGTTTGTTGGAATTTAGTAACGATCGCCTGTGCGTTGAAGGTATCTGATTTGTGCTGTATTAACGTGTGGTGTTTGGTGTTATATAGTGCGCATATCTTGATAAAAATGTCGATGGTTAGTTACTTGAATTTAATCCATGATAATATATTGGCAGCGACggattattaaatattaactttttaaaaattaaatgagagCACTTTCATAGGAATGCTATCGCATTTCTCTTTTTCACTCTCAATGCCAATAACCGCAATTATTCAGTAGTCAGTGATGGCAGCATGAAATGCAGGTATTATGACTTATTGTTGCATCAGATTCTTACGCGTGCTGCAGAAGTGTGCCTCAACTTGAATACATTTGATACGTGCTTTTTCCTGAAGGGGTCTGCGTGCAACGATTGATTTAAAGATCCTCTTCCTGCAGATGttgttgattgattttgaataCCATCAATTTCTAATAGTTCTGCAGACGTGTAAAACTAGCCAGTATTAACAGTATCATAACACGATTCATGGTCATCAAAAACCATGATTTTAAACATATACTAATTTGTCACGTAAGGAGTATATCTCAGTGGTAAATCTTATAGAAGATAAATTAACACAGGCAATAACGTTTTTGGTCCTGTTATATGTCGAAGGTTAAGTACTAGATATAATATTTAAGGCGATAAATGGTCTTGTGGGTTGCAACATTTTAGCTCACGTTTTGCGCCTTTCTCAGCTAAAGTAActtaaattcacaaaaaactCGATTTATTACTATTTGCAAAGATAGTGAAAGTTCTATTATTTTAACCGTCTaactaaatgtttttttcttatatttgcAGACAAGCCGCAGTACTTTAACTATCGTCACCATTAGGTCAATTGCTTTATGGCTCTACTTTACAGGCTCCATTCGCACGCACCAGATCCTTCCACTGTTGCCTTTCCACCATCAACAAAATCACCTCCCAGCAGGCCATAATCAGGCAAGTTCAGCTTAACTAAACCTTcctaaaaatttccataaatattatatttaaaggTGCAAACCGCGATAATCCATGACCAACAACAACCAACAACTCGTGCTATTTCAACAGCCAATAGGTTCCAATTATTGCATCCTGCGCTTCCGCCCCAAAACCGACAAGCGGACTTTCTTCCACCTTTCCTCTTGAATCCTCCTCTTTATACTGCAGTCCGCAACGCCCTAATTGGAGGAGGTGGAATGATACCCAGAGGAAGATTTTTTGCTCCCCCTTTAAACAACCTTTTCACCCCTAATACTGTTAAGCATCAAAGGCCTGAGAGTGAAGGGCAAGATGAGGAATATAGGTCAGTTTTTGGCGAGATTGCggatttgacaaaaataaaatttctattatcttatttaatagaaaattccTGGAGGAGGAGGCAGAGGAGCTGGAAAAGGATCGGTATCACAATGATATTACGAGggattttccagatttttcccTTGACTCTATAGATTCTACCTCTTTTGAGCCCAACAAGAAGACATTCGTAAGAGTTAATATACAGGGGAAAGATTATAGCTATGCGGCTTAGTTTATCAACTTGAGGGTCAGTGCGCCAGATGAAGAGAGCGAAATTCGGTTTAATATTTGtagagataaataaatattaatatttaattaaaaaataagttattaagCTGAAACTGacattgaaaataacaaaaattaaataaataaatgataaaattaagaataaagtTACATAGCTTATTGCCATATGCTTACGGTGTAtattatagatattttaattatcataatGAAGAGGTTTAATTTGTACCAAAGACAATAAAATACGTTCGTGCTcctgtttattttctatatttattcCATTATAGTTTTTGCTTAATAGATTAAAAATTACCTCTAATTataaaatctatatttttacCGCTACAGCTCGTAGGATTGTTTTCTTGTTATTATGGTGACTGGAAAGCTCTATAAAGTCATCTTTTTCTTTAACTGTTCACATGACACATAATATCATGAATCGCGGCCCCTAAtggatttttcaatataatacATATGAAGCGTATAGAAATTCCCTACAATTTCATCGGATCACTTTCATTTCTGGCAAGTTCATGCGCGCATATGTAAAGCactttaggatttttttcaaatttctcgCTCTTCGTATTTTGTAGGTACGGGATGATAAAGCGAATGACTCAGTCAGTATAAAAGTTGCACGAAATCTCCCAATAGGTTTATTTTCGGGAACTCACAGCCCCCGATATCTATCTCTAGCCTGTGCTTCGGTGCATTAAATCGTTTTTGGAAaagagcattaaaaaaaacaacaaatttcgGCTTTTGCACGCCACTGCTCCGATCGACCTGGAAAGCCCAAACATTCTTTTTAAACGGCCTTGAGCTCGAAATCGGTTGCGAGCAAAAAAGCCCAGTTTCACAAAAAGGTATATAATCCTCCTGTGGACGCGTTTGTACGGAAAGGCAAAAACCGATTTGTACAATTATTTGACCTCCCTATATTTCTTACAAACTAACTATAATCTTGTCatacacaaaataataatggaattaaagtttaaaatgcaCAGAAAGGAACAAGAGGTGATAGATCATTTAACTGAATCGTTTAACACTTAAACCTATGAACATACAGGCGGTAaaggtataaaaatatattaaatttacaacaataagcgaataaaactttgaaataatATCAACAAGAAATTCATTCTctcaaaacttattttatgaCATGGAACTGGATGGTGCCATTTCGAGCCACTACTTTCTGCAAAAGCTTATCGCCTAACTCCTTCGACACCTCATGCCAGACGCACTTTCCTATGATCGGCACCTCCTCCAGAGGAGATTTAAACGAAACCAGCAGAGTGAGAGCAGCCCCATCTTTCCCATCTCTTGGATCATGTTCCACCtaaagcaaaattaatattgtttttttcagGACTTTCCTCGCACTCACAGATAGCAGCCCATGGGGTTTATGGGTAGGAACTTCAGCTCCAAAGAGGTCCACCATGAACCTCCTCAAAGTCGAATGGTAACTTTTGCTGGGGTTCACCTGGCAGGTGGGCAAATGCCACGAAGTGCGCTCGCTGAGCAGGATGTGTACCCTATTGGTTGCTTTCTTTTTTATCACTATCACCAGCCGAAGGAGTAGCTGAGAATAGGGTCTGAGGCAGGGCAGTTGGTCGGGGTGCCATGTGTGGTCTTTTGTTTTGCGGGCGTGATTGTAGGCCCTAtagaaaaatgtatgtaaatagCACCTGCTTTAGGTATATAGGCCATAAAATGTAAACATAAAAAGGCCGAAATCGCTATTTACTCGGGCCAGAAATTTACAAGTTTTGGTGATAAGAAAAAACCAGTTTACTTTAAACGTTGAGTGCCACAGCTCCAAATGACAATGACAAATCTTATAAGTGAATATTCCTGCTCCTACGTAAGTACTCAACTATTTCCCATTTTGAAAGCACAACACGCAATTTTAGGCCGAATCTACGCCTTGGAGCGATTTAGACGAATACGCCGATAGTTTCAAGGAAGTAATCAAGCAAAgggagaaaattaaaatccctTTTTTGCACACCTCTCCGCAGGTTTGTTGTTGTTAACCACATCTCATAAGTAGTCAGTACTATACGGCCGTTTCAGCTGGAATGCCGACCACGAATTGTAAAATATCTGAGAGAAAGGTGCATTGAACGAAAGTACAGCCACTGTAGTCTGCATCTTGCAGTATACCTTCTGGACACCTTCATGGATGGCCACAATGTCGTTCCTGGGAAAATATTGCTGGTAGCCAATGTGTGTTTGTTATTAGCTGGTAAAAGcctttttaaagaaacatagACAAAGTTATATGTAATCATATGCCTctttaagtaaaatttgaggaaaacaCCCGTAATGTACCGAAAATTTCGGAATTAAACGCCTTAGTTCAAAACTGCTTTACTGTGGACGAGCACAAGCAACTGGAAATGAGAGTTTTGGAGTACTTTTGCTGGTACATTAAGTTTCCCACAGCTGCTCATTACACGCACTATTACATGAAAGCTGCTATAACTCAGCAGGACCTAACGCAGTGTTGTGAAGATTTCCGAGGCATCTTCTATAGAATTCACAGCGGAGCGTTGGAATATTTGCATCATGTCATTGACAGTGAGTATAAGAACCACCTTAAAGAACGTCAAAACGTTAATTCCATCAGACATTCACTACATGCAAGAGTTCAGGCCTTCAGAGATTGCTGCAGGAATTATAGCAATTAGTAGGGCGGAATGCGGGTTATCTCCATGGAGCCATAGACTCCACCAAGTAACTGACTATACGAGCGAAGATATCCGCGGCCCTTTCTACACTCTTCATATTAACAAGTAAAACAAGCAGAATATGATATTTGAAAGCAGTAATTTggggaaaacaaattttaggtatagtcAAACGGTTGACGCTTTGACGCTGTATCCCAGTTCAATTTGCACATTCAGGGAGAATTATTGTGGCAGCTGCGGTATACAGAGTTGTCccaaatgttcatttttaagaaagaTTTGAACcacagtaaaatttatttattcaaattaattgcaaaatatATTGATTTACCTAGCTTTCTCAATCAATTCCACTATATCTGAAGCCCGCAGAGTGATATCCTCCAAATTGTTAATCCATTTTGCTTGTAGAGATTCCTTATCAGCTTGCGCGGGTGTTTTCAAAATGCCTCCAGATACTTCACCTGTGAGCACAAATCTACAAAGCAAAACTTAAAGCCAAGAATATCCTTTCTGAGCTTCGATATACCTTAGCCATACCCCTCCTGCACTCTCAACCATCAAGAGAGTAGTACAATCAATTTCCAATCCAGTTTCTTCTAGCACCTCCCTTTTACATGCTTCTATAACAGTTTCGCCTTTCTCCATTCTTCCAGCAGGCAAATACCTTTATGACAAACCAACAACAATATTCGTATAGTCGTTTGTTAATAGTTTTCCCATTGTAAATTTCTGCACATTGTATTATGAACTGtagtaaaattttctaatagaaaTTGGATACTTTGAGCATGTCAGGGTACATTTTGGAGCCAAAAACACCAAATTTATGCCAAATATTCTGTAGGCTTTATACTCAAGCTAATCTGGACTACAATTTCTCTCCTTCCAGGCAATATAAACTTTACTTACCATTTGCCTGCACATGATTGTTTTGCTTCTTGAATCATCAGTACCTCTCCTtgctcatttaaaattacacaTGCCACAATATAAGTTACAGTTTCGCCCACAGTAGGTTTGTAATTCGGATCAACATTAGGTTGAATGCCTTGGGATTCTAGGGCTTCATTTTGCTCCTCCAAAGAAAAGTCACAGATTTCAGCCTCCTCGCTGAATAGGGGCAGGCCTTTGAGGACTTTAATTAGATTCGATTCGACTGTGTCaggcatatttttaaagactGTAAATTTTGTAATGCCGTTAGCGTAGATAACAATAAAAGAATGTTGAGAACTAGTGAATCCTGGGCCAATGCCTGGTGTACTGTTGCAATTAGTTTTCTTCTTACCGCATTGAAAGGCATATAATCTAGTGGTAAATGCTGCACTTGTGTGTGTGGTAATGCGTAATTAACATCAGCAGTAGCCTAAagcgaatattttaaattccaaagagaaaatttaccgtttaatttgtttgacaactaaaaaaataataacaaaaaagtggGGTTAGTTAGGTACGACAAAAACTACTGTtctgtttttttctaattgcCTGACTCAGACAAGGATAGACTATGAGAAGTGAGATATAACAACTAACAGTGACAACATCGCAAATGTGACGACAAACACAAATGATTAACGAGTTAAGCGACGTAATAAGATTATTATCAAATTCGGTGTTctgtaatttcaattaataaaaaaatgtctaacgCTTCTGATaagatataataatatatacttagtaaactttattaaaaaattataaattagtACAGCATATCAAAACTTATATTACTAAAAACTTAGTCATTAAGAGGCACCAGCATTATCACACAGTCACAAGAGGAGCCATTTCCAGTTAATTAGTATTACTTGGCAAACTGCGCCCGTTAGTTTGTATTGAAACTAAAACTACAATTATTACAAAACATTTCATACAttataatcataaaaaaatccccaAGGATATTCGCATTAATACTTATACAACCTTTACTGGAAATCCCAGAACTTTAAcgcaataatataaaaatacaatatacaaTCAGTTTCTAAACAAATTATACTAGATAAAAACACGCTGGACGGCACTTTTACATCACTCTGATTTTAATCACTGAGATCTTATTTTAAACCTCTTGAGACTCAATGGTGGTATATTGCACTTTACGTGTAATAGCCTCAAACACAGGTGACAACTTATTTCGAACGCTATCTTTTTTGAGATACACATAGGCAGACGCTAAAGTTACTAAAATACATATCAATACTACCAGTAATACTGTCAAAGCTTTCGAAACACGGCCCTGTTTGGACTCTATGAGACTCTTCAAATTCACTATGTACCTTTGCCCATACTTGGCATTGATACACTTCAACTGGTCCTCATTTCTGATTTTGACTCTGGTATTTTGGCTCCAAAGGTATAAATTTCTAGCTGCAGCGTCGCATTTTAAGGGATTATTGCCAATTTCTAGTGTAAGTACTTCAGACCTTGAAGGTTCATTCTGCAGTTGATCAAAAAGGTCCAAATCTTTTTGAGTGAATTTCGTAATATTGTTGTACTCCAGATCCAAATATCGAAGCTTTTTTaagcataaaattttgaaatttagacTGGGGATCTTATTGTCACCTAAGTAGAGGTCATGTAAGTTTGGCAGGTCACAAAATACCTTCTCATCTTTCCAGCCTTTAATCTCATTCTGCTCCAAATGCAACTTATACAGTTTGGTTAGATTGCTATTCACAAAAATGTCATGTAAATCATCAGCTAGTTCCGAATCAGTATTATCAGCAAATGCATTTGTCAAATGCAATTCTTCcagattgaaaaaatttgaaaatactcGGGGATGGTGAAAATTTCTATCATCCTCT of the Euwallacea similis isolate ESF13 chromosome 8, ESF131.1, whole genome shotgun sequence genome contains:
- the LOC136410415 gene encoding uncharacterized protein, yielding MSMTSRSTLTIVTIRSIALWLYFTGSIRTHQILPLLPFHHQQNHLPAGHNQVQTAIIHDQQQPTTRAISTANRFQLLHPALPPQNRQADFLPPFLLNPPLYTAVRNALIGGGGMIPRGRFFAPPLNNLFTPNTVKHQRPESEGQDEEYRKFLEEEAEELEKDRYHNDITRDFPDFSLDSIDSTSFEPNKKTFVRVNIQGKDYSYAA
- the CycJ gene encoding cyclin-J isoform X1, encoding MTMTNLISEYSCSYAESTPWSDLDEYADSFKEVIKQREKIKIPFLHTSPQLECRPRIVKYLRERCIERKYSHCSLHLAVYLLDTFMDGHNVVPGKILLVANVCLLLAVKFEENTRNVPKISELNALVQNCFTVDEHKQLEMRVLEYFCWYIKFPTAAHYTHYYMKAAITQQDLTQCCEDFRGIFYRIHSGALEYLHHVIDNIHYMQEFRPSEIAAGIIAISRAECGLSPWSHRLHQVTDYTSEDIRGPFYTLHINKYSQTVDALTLYPSSICTFRENYCGSCGIQSCPKCSFLRKI
- the CycJ gene encoding cyclin-J isoform X2; translated protein: MTMTNLISEYSCSYAESTPWSDLDEYADSFKEVIKQREKIKIPFLHTSPQLECRPRIVKYLRERCIERKYSHCSLHLAVYLLDTFMDGHNVVPGKILLVANVCLLLAVKFEENTRNVPKISELNALVQNCFTVDEHKQLEMRVLEYFCWYIKFPTAAHYTHYYMKAAITQQDLTQCCEDFRGIFYRIHSGALEYLHHVIDNIHYMQEFRPSEIAAGIIAISRAECGLSPWSHRLHQVTDYTSEDIRGPFYTLHINNQTVDALTLYPSSICTFRENYCGSCGIQSCPKCSFLRKI
- the LOC136410275 gene encoding 8-oxo-dGDP phosphatase NUDT18; translated protein: MPDTVESNLIKVLKGLPLFSEEAEICDFSLEEQNEALESQGIQPNVDPNYKPTVGETVTYIVACVILNEQGEVLMIQEAKQSCAGKWYLPAGRMEKGETVIEACKREVLEETGLEIDCTTLLMVESAGGVWLRFVLTGEVSGGILKTPAQADKESLQAKWINNLEDITLRASDIVELIEKARAYNHARKTKDHTWHPDQLPCLRPYSQLLLRLVIVIKKKATNRVHILLSERTSWHLPTCQVNPSKSYHSTLRRFMVDLFGAEVPTHKPHGLLSVEHDPRDGKDGAALTLLVSFKSPLEEVPIIGKCVWHEVSKELGDKLLQKVVARNGTIQFHVIK
- the LOC136410429 gene encoding leucine-rich repeat-containing protein 15, which translates into the protein MNNSLLKFLPLLPVLLCVQASVNRCANKLLEPCICGDQYIERISKFVVNCTNTGFTTTEALQVLPEQTNVLIFTGNHLNVLPMNIFGDSPYLSELQVIDMSNNGIREIKGKTFHHVTKVQRLILNHNNISIAEEDDRNFHHPRVFSNFFNLEELHLTNAFADNTDSELADDLHDIFVNSNLTKLYKLHLEQNEIKGWKDEKVFCDLPNLHDLYLGDNKIPSLNFKILCLKKLRYLDLEYNNITKFTQKDLDLFDQLQNEPSRSEVLTLEIGNNPLKCDAAARNLYLWSQNTRVKIRNEDQLKCINAKYGQRYIVNLKSLIESKQGRVSKALTVLLVVLICILVTLASAYVYLKKDSVRNKLSPVFEAITRKVQYTTIESQEV